GCATCCTCGGAGCTCCAGAAGGAAGGGATCCGCTTGAAGATCAAAATCCCGCCTCATCGCAGGAACAAGCTGAAGGCCAAAGAGCAGCAGAAGGAGACGCCGGAGGGGAGGTCCCTCAGGAGGTCTGCCAGGATCTGCAGGTTTGTCAGACACATCAAACGTCAACTTGCTAACAGTAGCCTGGAAAAGAGCTGGACTCATTTCACGACAATACAATTTTCTCTTCTAGTCTGTTTCCCCCCCTTTtgcttatggaaaaaaaaatgacaatgacattcaaaacaaatataCCATCTACATACAGTTATATCTTTTTAGCAGTCATCTGTTGTGTCAACTTTGCAGGCCAAGCTCCAAAGTGGCCGAgagccccaaaaaaaagaaaggccagCGACAGCagacaaaagaagaagaggaagagttgGAAgacgaagatgaagatgatgaagagcaGAGTGTTGCTGacaagaaagaaggaaaagcAAAAGCTGTCATCCAAATAAGGAAGCGCAGGGTATTGTAGCCACATCTACACTCTATCACTTTACCTTATTCTATGGGCAGATTAGATGAACTTGGCAACACGGACTCAAATTTGATCGgaccaaaaaaggaaaaaaagctgAGAGAAAAGCTACCAAATGAAGAGAATAAATGAATGCAAGTTCACAGAAGAaatatttgaatttttgtttgtaaAAGTAGGTCGCCGCTTTTTCCCCACATGTTCAGGGTAAACGGAGACACCGACACCCCCGCTGGTCCAACATCAAGCGTCACAAACAGAACGAAGACGATCAGGATGCATCGAATAAGgctggaggaggcgaggaggccAGTGAAGCAGGAAGCCACTCTGACAACTCGTGTCAGTCGGAGGACGTTCCCAAGGAGGACGCTTGCACTCACTGCGGCCTTCCCAACCACCCGGAGCTGGTGCGcaacgttttagttttttgttttgtttttctgcctgAATGATGTCGTTGCCAGGAGCTTGCGGTGGCATCAGCTTGTTTCTGCATGTCGCCATTAGATTCTGCTGTGCGACTCGTGCGACAGTGGATATCACACGGCCTGTCTACGACCGCCACTCATGCTCATCCCGGACGGCGAGTGGTTCTGCCCGCCCTGCCAGCACGTAAGGACAATTTCTACGACTGCATTTACACTGCAGGATCAAATGCACAATTCCGATTGAACACCTTTACCTGATCTTATTTCCATGTACTTTTCAAGTGACACGTATCTTTACAAACAACATGCACATTGTACATAAATTGGTGCGTATCGCAGATAGAGTGACAAAAAGAGCTGGGCGCTTGTATGTGACCAATCACGAATGGTTTTGGTAATGCTAGCTCATTAGCAATGCTGCTAATAAGCTGTGTTTTGTGTGTTCAGAAACTGCTGTGTGAGAGATTGGAGGAGCAGCTGCTGAACCTGGATAGCGCGCTGAAGAAGCGGGAGCGAGCTGAGAGGaggtaaatacacacacacacacatttcctatgaGATCATTAAAAACTAGCCAAACAGCATATACACTAAAGAGTTGATGAGTTCACTCTTGAAAATCAAATGTGTCTGCGTCAGGCGGGAGCGGCTGGTGTACGTGGGGATCAGCGTGGAGAACATCATCCCTGTGAGTCAAGCGCAAAATGACGGACACCTTAAAAGTCCGCAAGAGAGACACTTGAGACTGACTTTGGTCCCCACAGGGAAACGAGGAAGACGAAAAGACCGCCAAGAAGAAAGATGCAAAGAAGAGTAAAAATCTGGGGAGGAGGTCAACCAGAGCCAGGAAGCACATCAGCTACAGGTTGGTTGGCAACTGCTTAACTGCTTGAATGGATTTTATCGGTTGTATTTGGAGCACTGGTTGAATGTGTATTAGTGTTTGAAATTGACCACTTTTGCTTCAGATTTGACGACTTTGACGAGGCCATTGACGAGGCCATTGAGGAAGATGTTGGCGACATAAACAGTGGTGAGTGGACCACATacagattaaaaatatatactcaCAGTGCATTAGATATCCGTTAGAGAAGGAAGCAATATTTTGAATAAATGGAAAATCTTATTTACGTTCCGCTCCACCCTCCCCTCGTAATAACTTCAAGTGTTGTCCATGTCGCATCAGGGGGAGGTAGAGACTTTGCCGCCGGCGCCGCTCTGTCCGAGCACGGCACGGCGAATCGCAGCCGGCCGATGACGCTCGCAACACGAAACAAGAAGCGGCGGCGGCTCAACGACCTGGAGAGCGACAGCACGGCAGCGGAGAGCGAGGACGACTTCATGCTCAGCAAcaggtgacatcatcatcactgCAAGATGTTGGACATTGGGAGCAGGAGAacactttttacattttaaccaCATCAATTCATTGCTGTGGCCccttaattgaaaaaaatcaaatcaatttagtACTTGGCCGCAGAGGTTTTCCCGCGCCTGATTTAGATTTTTCATTATCCGTAATTTTCCTCGTTCAAGCTCTGAGGATGAAGAATTCGGAGGCTCGGGGCCCGACGACgatgacgaggaggaggacgaggacggGGCTAGCTGGGGCAGCGCGTCGCGGCCCAAACGGCCGGCAAGAGTGGCGACCAAGCACAAAGCCGGCAGGACCAAACACAGAGTCGGGAGGCCGCCaggacggcggcggcggagacGCTCCTCTgacgaagaggaggaagagggcagCGACGAAGGCGAGTCCCAATTGAAGCGAGCGCAATGAAATTTTGCTCACGCGCTTTCCTCCGACAGACTCGGATATGTACAGCGACATGTCGGACAAAAAGCGCGGCGGGCTGAGGCGCGGCCAGCGGCAGCAGGTCAACTACCGGGAGACGTCGGAGTCGTCGGACAATTCGCGGACGTCCGCCAAAAAGAAAGAAGTGAAACCGCGCGGACGGCCGCGTAAGGAACGCTTCTCCAGTGACTACAGTGATGGTCAGTACTCGCCACAGAATCAAATTGTCAAAGTGAAGACCTCttggaatttttttgttaatgttttagattttatttatttatttatttatttattgattaatatattatttccacattttcccaacatttttttttttgtttcagctgatatttttcatttcttttgtctcatattttcctcatttttttctaacatttgggcatttttatttggttttattttattctcactGCTTCAATTTCTCTAACAtagtattttccttttttttttttttatctcaaattTGTCTCTTTTCCTATTATGTGtctatttttgtctgttttttagtGTAATTTTTATCTCCCTGTGTATTTGTCACATACTggttctaatattttttttgatatgtgtaatttttcagaatatggttctgatatttattatgtattctTCCTTGtagtattttggcatttttgtatAACATTCTACTTctatccaatttttttttcccctcaatgttTTTCCCATGTGGAGGAGGAATTATGTAAATCAACCACATTGTGACATCACAGTGGGGGAGAAGTTCAGAACAGCTTACTTCGAGACTCGTGTTTAGAAAGTCATATAACCAAATGATACCTTAGTTTTGTTAATGTTACACATGAGCCTCCACACGCACACAGCTATTAAAACATTAAGTATTAAGAGATTAAGAAGTAGATTTTCCATGATATACATATCTCCGGCCCGGCCGGGcatagcccgaagaggcaacgtgggtttCCCATttggctcaccaccggtgggaggggccaaaggggtcgggtgcagagtgggctgggtggcagccaagggcagactgttgtttgtgcacatgcaccaaacagcagttcagagtacccacccttttttgGAGttcttggagggtgtgctggagcgcGCTCTCCCCGGAGACTCCCTCGTTCTGCTGGgagacttcaacgctcacgtgggcaatgacggggcgtgattgggaggattgggagttcgctcaaccagtccacgtgtgttttgtggatttggagaagacgttcgaccgtgtccctcggggagtcctgtgaggggtgcttcgggagtacggggtaccgagccccctgatacgggctgttcggggttagggttagggtcgtTCCCTGTACGACCGGTGTCCGACTTTGGTCCGCATCGCTGGCAGTAAGtcagattcgtttccagtgagggttggactccgccaaggttgccctttgtcaccgattctgttcataacttttatggacagaatttctaggcgcagccgaggcgttgagggttttgggggtttgggggcctcagcattgcatctctgcttgttgcagatgatgtggtgctgttggcttcacccagccgtgatctccaactctcattggagcggttcgcagccgagtgtgaagcggttgggatgaagctcagtacctccaaatccgaagccatggtcctcagtcggaaaagggtggcgtgccctctccgggtcggggatgaggtcctgccccaagtggaggagttcaagtatcttggggtcttgttcacgagtgagggtaggatggagcgggagatcgacagtcggatcggtgcagcgtccgcagtgatgcggactctgtatcggtccgttgtgctgaagaaagagctgagccaaaaggcgaagctcttaATTTACCAGTCGATTTATGTTCCcgccctcacctatggtcaggagctgtgggtcgtgacccaAACGACAAGATCCTGGATACAAGCGGcccaaatgagtttcctccgcagggtgtccgggctctcccttacagatagggtgagaagctcgctcATGCATCCGGGAGGGAcgcagagtcgagccgctgctcctccgcgtcgagaggagccagctgaggtggctcgggcatctggttcggatgcctcctggtcgCCTCCCgtgggaggtgttccgggcatgtcccatcggcgggacgacccaggacacgctggagagcctctcggctggcctgggaacgccttgggatcccgccggaggagctggttgaagtggccggggagagggaggtctgggttccCCTccgaaagctgctgcccccgcgacccgaccttggataagcggcagaagatggatggatggatacatatctcctttaaattgtgaaataatATGCAAGACATCCCCTTTTAAAATCACCGCTACCTGTCTAATTCAATGAACCGTACTTGTTCTTCCAGCGTCGGCATCCTCACGGGActctgaagaggaggaggatgaagatggTCGGGGGACAAGGAAGCACCGAGGACTAAGAGATGAGGAAGATGTCAGCGCTCGCCTCTCCAAAGCCAAGCGAAGACGACGTGACCGAGAGGAGGCGGAGGAAGAAGATGGCCAGGCGAGAGGGAAACGACGTCGACGGAAATCCTCAGAAGAGGACGTGGACGAGGATGACAGGAGGGAAATCCGGAGGATGGGTAAAGAGGACGATGACCCGGAGAAGATGGGCAGAGGGAAGAGGCGGGAGATGTTGTCCCAACAGCGGCGTAAGCGTCTGGCTCAGATGCTGAAGAAGCGAAGACCCGCCACCGACGATGACGAGTCCCAAGAATCGGAGTCCTCGTCTGAAGAGGACCGACCTGTCCGCAAAAGACTCAACCGCATCGACtcggacgaggacgaggaggaagaggaaggggAGTCGGAGGAGACGAAAAACGACAGTGACGCTGGGGACAAGGTGCGAGGAGGACAAAGCAGACACGGGAGCGACAGGGGGGTCGCACGTGGCACTGCGCGCAGGGACGCTGCAGCAGCAGGCGGGCATGACAAACATAACGGCCCCTCGCACACcgacgaggacgacgaggacgacgacgagaATGAAGATGCAGAGGCCAAGTCAGAATCGTTAAAGTCTGTCCACAACAGTCCACACTCGTGATCCATTCTTCGCCGGGTCTACTTTGTTGAccggttctcaaactttttaagTCCAGGGGAAATATTTTCTCAGTCAAACTTAAGTTCCGTGTCCACCCCGAAATGCCagaggaattaaaaaaataattcaataaaattgTAAAGTTGCGACAacaaattcatatttttttttttttcggaaaaacaGTTGAAACGttatgagaattaaaaaaaaaggcatgttgTTGTTTCACAGGAGAAAAAATTGTAATCTTTACAAGAACAAAGATGTATTTTGACTTGTTTAAAAAGTTGTAGTCTAACGTTTAAGTCGTATTTTGTCAACATGAAGTCGGAATATTCATTTCAATGTCAACTTTTATAACAGTGGCATAGTTTAAAAttaagaaagagaagaaatatACAACTTGTGATGGTGTCTTACAGTACGGatgatgatttaaaataaaatgttcctaatattcttttgatattttaaagtttaaaccagagaaaaacatcacaagtgaactttaaaaatacaactttattcccATAATGTTAGACTTTtatgctattaaaaaaatactcctTTGTTCTTGAAAATTCTCCAATGACATTGTAACTGTgcaatgataataaaaatggtaagtgaaaaaaaatcagactacAGTAAGCCCCTGCTCTTGGGACACTGCCACAAATACCCCAAATCCGCAAGAGTTTGAATCTataagaatttaaaaataaataaataaataaaagccagtTTAATCACAAGTCAGAACTGAATTCTAAAAACAACTTCATTCTCATAATCTCATAATAtgccttttattttggaaaagacaccttctctaaaaaaaaatgtaaaaaaaaataggactacattcttgacaaaaaaatatgcctttTATTCTTGACTTTATTCCTGTATTTATGCaccttttgttaaaaaaaacaaaaggacaaCGCAGGGAAGTCACATTTATGTGATGATACGTCACAAAGTTTTTAGTACTTGTAATTAGTTTATTATGTTTGTTTATTGGCGCACTGGTCCCTACACGTaggtattcacttttttttttttttttttttatgtgaccttattatttaatgcaaattatttcaTAGACCTCCCTGATAACTGTTGCTCTCGCATCCCCCTCTTTCCAAATAAATGCTCAAGTAGTGAGTGACCCTGCAGGTTGTCGTGACCATAAAAGGAATGGCGGGCGATGACATGATTATCATGGACCTGACTCTCCCCTCAAGCCTTGGGGTCCTTCTCGCAGAGCCTCCGCACTCTGGATCACGCAACTTCAAGTGACTTTTCCACACTGCTGTACATGGCGTGGGGCCCGGCCGTGCACTTTCTTTATGttccttttgtaaaaaaaaaaaaaaaatagtagacgTTGCGTTTTAGCCCTCTTGTAAAATACAGTGTTCTATTTTCCCAATGAAGGAGGAGGAGCGTTGCAGTTGTGAGCAGCAGACGAACAGCAAGTTTGATGTGTCGGGttgcagttaaaaagcagaGAAGACAGATGGCCGTGACCATGTCAGGTAGAAGGAGAGCCCTCATTTTACTTTGAATTAATCGGATTGGAAAATTTCCATGATTCGATTATGATTAGGACTTGGTAGAACATTCCAAATTGGAAGCTTTGTGTGGGAATTAACTGCAaggaaaattgaataaaaagctcgggatgaatgatttttaaaaaatatttgtgatcCCCTCAaaccccccgccccctcaaTATTTTCAAGTGATATGAAATTCTTTTTTTCAAGGTCTTcccatgtatttttattgtattattatttttttttacaagcactGAGCGCCTGGGCACTATTTAAtttgacagcaggtggcagtagacagcaaaatgtcagcctcctgagatggattaaaaaccggtgtctgcttaattcatattccacaaaggcaATTAATCAGATTACCGGGTTTACACTAGTGGgggcgcatagaacatattgcaaAGATTTTTTGGGGGCTTCCACTGAACCGTACTTGCTTTCcagttaaacttttttttttatttttttttttatcatccaaTCAGAGCTCAGCATGGCAGTTTTTGCTAGAGAATTCATTTTTTCTCTTGTGGACAAATCTGCCGACTCTGaatcaagacaaaaaaagaaaaagaagtggTCATGTTT
This genomic stretch from Festucalex cinctus isolate MCC-2025b chromosome 13, RoL_Fcin_1.0, whole genome shotgun sequence harbors:
- the rsf1a gene encoding remodeling and spacing factor 1 isoform X1 encodes the protein MAAPALLRSSEPALCPSFAEVCSFMERYGAVLDLPEMTFPQMEGYLRDRTSVPKPLIELHVKLLRKLGKTVTTERWEKYLAKSCQELNSAWAWELEQNGYQDMSMECKSSILKYLCECQFDDNIKFKAVINEEEPDKMRLQPIGRDKQGLMYWLQLDQEQNIRLYTEEQDDLDGSTWRCIVRTRNDLADALELLKAQVFPNLNQDQEQKLLESGCSSPDHREADEEDCKLHKISEDFADNVKVEKEEKPLKQGNEAQMTSIKQETKEEKTSDRAPTIDNHVSTITSVIKSECGDLRVGMMTPPKQEANKEEEAERAVVRSSQQAKIPLKKRELKLAESYHGSHQNNNNSSSSSSSSIIVCNPTVIQTKNSSLAPAGGQAASLQNPELTNGKSTIVSRHVGVIRGPTSNEENGCKVAEEEKSVQGSNTSTERTLEVERQSVLVRNEPLVTETAHIDQGAKTSADQETDESVLQGEDADLGTRQLDVEKEGSQDEHQKDVSTSAKVEAEMAVKEKEQESVNGGLLADQSSEKDAGEKPRAREEASSELQKEGIRLKIKIPPHRRNKLKAKEQQKETPEGRSLRRSARICRPSSKVAESPKKKKGQRQQTKEEEEELEDEDEDDEEQSVADKKEGKAKAVIQIRKRRGKRRHRHPRWSNIKRHKQNEDDQDASNKAGGGEEASEAGSHSDNSCQSEDVPKEDACTHCGLPNHPELILLCDSCDSGYHTACLRPPLMLIPDGEWFCPPCQHKLLCERLEEQLLNLDSALKKRERAERRRERLVYVGISVENIIPGNEEDEKTAKKKDAKKSKNLGRRSTRARKHISYRFDDFDEAIDEAIEEDVGDINSGGGRDFAAGAALSEHGTANRSRPMTLATRNKKRRRLNDLESDSTAAESEDDFMLSNSSEDEEFGGSGPDDDDEEEDEDGASWGSASRPKRPARVATKHKAGRTKHRVGRPPGRRRRRRSSDEEEEEGSDEDSDMYSDMSDKKRGGLRRGQRQQVNYRETSESSDNSRTSAKKKEVKPRGRPRKERFSSDYSDASASSRDSEEEEDEDGRGTRKHRGLRDEEDVSARLSKAKRRRRDREEAEEEDGQARGKRRRRKSSEEDVDEDDRREIRRMGKEDDDPEKMGRGKRREMLSQQRRKRLAQMLKKRRPATDDDESQESESSSEEDRPVRKRLNRIDSDEDEEEEEGESEETKNDSDAGDKVRGGQSRHGSDRGVARGTARRDAAAAGGHDKHNGPSHTDEDDEDDDENEDAEAKSESLKSVHNSPHS
- the rsf1a gene encoding remodeling and spacing factor 1 isoform X5 encodes the protein MAAPALLRSSEPALCPSFAEVCSFMERYGAVLDLPEMTFPQMEGYLRDRTSVPKPLIELHVKLLRKLGKTVTTERWEKYLAKSCQELNSAWAWELEQNGYQDMSMECKSSILKYLCECQFDDNIKFKAVINEEEPDKMRLQPIGRDKQGLMYWLQLDQEQNIRLYTEEQDDLDGSTWRCIVRTRNDLADALELLKAQVFPNLNQDQEQKLLESGCSSPDHREADEEDCKLHKISEDFADNVKVEKEEKPLKQAGNEAQMTSIKQETKEEKTSDRAPTIDNHVSTITSVIKSECGDLRVGMMTPPKQEANKEEEAERAVVRSSQQAKIPLKKRELKLAESYHGSHQNNNNSSSSSSSSIIVCNPTVIQTKNSSLAPAGGQAASLQNPELTNGKSTIVSRHVGVIRGPTSNEENGCKVAEEEKSVQGSNTSTERTLEVERQSVLVRNEPLVTETAHIDQGAKTSADQETDESVLQGEDADLGTRQLDVEKEGSQDEHQKDVSTSAKVEAEMAVKEKEQESVNGGLLADQSSEKDAGEKPRAREEASSELQKEGIRLKIKIPPHRRNKLKAKEQQKETPEGRSLRRSARICRPSSKVAESPKKKKGQRQQTKEEEEELEDEDEDDEEQSVADKKEGKAKAVIQIRKRRGKRRHRHPRWSNIKRHKQNEDDQDASNKAGGGEEASEAGSHSDNSCQSEDVPKEDACTHCGLPNHPELILLCDSCDSGYHTACLRPPLMLIPDGEWFCPPCQHKLLCERLEEQLLNLDSALKKRERAERRRERLVYVGISVENIIPGNEEDEKTAKKKDAKKSKNLGRRSTRARKHISYRFDDFDEAIDEAIEEDVGDINSGGGRDFAAGAALSEHGTANRSRPMTLATRNKKRRRLNDLESDSTAAESEDDFMLSNSSEDEEFGGSGPDDDDEEEDEDGASWGSASRPKRPARVATKHKAGRTKHRVGRPPGRRRRRRSSDEEEEEGSDEDSDMYSDMSDKKRGGLRRGQRQQVNYRETSESSDNSRTSAKKKEVKPRGRPRKERFSSDYSDASASSRDSEEEEDEDGRGTRKHRGLRDEEDVSARLSKAKRRRRDREEAEEEDGQARGKRRRRKSSEEDVDEDDRREIRRMGKEDDDPEKMGRGKRREMLSQQRRKRLAQMLKKRRPATDDDESQESESSSEEDRPVRKRLNRIDSDEDEEEEEGESEETKNDSDAGDKVRGGQSRHGSDRGVARGTARRDAAAAGGHDKHNGPSHTDEDDEDDDENEDAEAKSESLKSVHNSPHS
- the rsf1a gene encoding remodeling and spacing factor 1 isoform X3, whose protein sequence is MLCLGEDEQQDFKCVNVKRSHDAAWLALPTRVLSVPKPLIELHVKLLRKLGKTVTTERWEKYLAKSCQELNSAWAWELEQNGYQDMSMECKSSILKYLCECQFDDNIKFKAVINEEEPDKMRLQPIGRDKQGLMYWLQLDQEQNIRLYTEEQDDLDGSTWRCIVRTRNDLADALELLKAQVFPNLNQDQEQKLLESGCSSPDHREADEEDCKLHKISEDFADNVKVEKEEKPLKQAGNEAQMTSIKQETKEEKTSDRAPTIDNHVSTITSVIKSECGDLRVGMMTPPKQEANKEEEAERAVVRSSQQAKIPLKKRELKLAESYHGSHQNNNNSSSSSSSSIIVCNPTVIQTKNSSLAPAGGQAASLQNPELTNGKSTIVSRHVGVIRGPTSNEENGCKVAEEEKSVQGSNTSTERTLEVERQSVLVRNEPLVTETAHIDQGAKTSADQETDESVLQGEDADLGTRQLDVEKEGSQDEHQKDVSTSAKVEAEMAVKEKEQESVNGGLLADQSSEKDAGEKPRAREEASSELQKEGIRLKIKIPPHRRNKLKAKEQQKETPEGRSLRRSARICRPSSKVAESPKKKKGQRQQTKEEEEELEDEDEDDEEQSVADKKEGKAKAVIQIRKRRGKRRHRHPRWSNIKRHKQNEDDQDASNKAGGGEEASEAGSHSDNSCQSEDVPKEDACTHCGLPNHPELILLCDSCDSGYHTACLRPPLMLIPDGEWFCPPCQHKLLCERLEEQLLNLDSALKKRERAERRRERLVYVGISVENIIPGNEEDEKTAKKKDAKKSKNLGRRSTRARKHISYRFDDFDEAIDEAIEEDVGDINSGGGRDFAAGAALSEHGTANRSRPMTLATRNKKRRRLNDLESDSTAAESEDDFMLSNSSEDEEFGGSGPDDDDEEEDEDGASWGSASRPKRPARVATKHKAGRTKHRVGRPPGRRRRRRSSDEEEEEGSDEDSDMYSDMSDKKRGGLRRGQRQQVNYRETSESSDNSRTSAKKKEVKPRGRPRKERFSSDYSDASASSRDSEEEEDEDGRGTRKHRGLRDEEDVSARLSKAKRRRRDREEAEEEDGQARGKRRRRKSSEEDVDEDDRREIRRMGKEDDDPEKMGRGKRREMLSQQRRKRLAQMLKKRRPATDDDESQESESSSEEDRPVRKRLNRIDSDEDEEEEEGESEETKNDSDAGDKVRGGQSRHGSDRGVARGTARRDAAAAGGHDKHNGPSHTDEDDEDDDENEDAEAKSESLKSVHNSPHS
- the rsf1a gene encoding remodeling and spacing factor 1 isoform X4, producing MSMECKSSILKYLCECQFDDNIKFKAVINEEEPDKMRLQPIGRDKQGLMYWLQLDQEQNIRLYTEEQDDLDGSTWRCIVRTRNDLADALELLKAQVFPNLNQDQEQKLLESGCSSPDHREADEEDCKLHKISEDFADNVKVEKEEKPLKQAGNEAQMTSIKQETKEEKTSDRAPTIDNHVSTITSVIKSECGDLRVGMMTPPKQEANKEEEAERAVVRSSQQAKIPLKKRELKLAESYHGSHQNNNNSSSSSSSSIIVCNPTVIQTKNSSLAPAGGQAASLQNPELTNGKSTIVSRHVGVIRGPTSNEENGCKVAEEEKSVQGSNTSTERTLEVERQSVLVRNEPLVTETAHIDQGAKTSADQETDESVLQGEDADLGTRQLDVEKEGSQDEHQKDVSTSAKVEAEMAVKEKEQESVNGGLLADQSSEKDAGEKPRAREEASSELQKEGIRLKIKIPPHRRNKLKAKEQQKETPEGRSLRRSARICRPSSKVAESPKKKKGQRQQTKEEEEELEDEDEDDEEQSVADKKEGKAKAVIQIRKRRGKRRHRHPRWSNIKRHKQNEDDQDASNKAGGGEEASEAGSHSDNSCQSEDVPKEDACTHCGLPNHPELILLCDSCDSGYHTACLRPPLMLIPDGEWFCPPCQHKLLCERLEEQLLNLDSALKKRERAERRRERLVYVGISVENIIPGNEEDEKTAKKKDAKKSKNLGRRSTRARKHISYRFDDFDEAIDEAIEEDVGDINSGGGRDFAAGAALSEHGTANRSRPMTLATRNKKRRRLNDLESDSTAAESEDDFMLSNSSEDEEFGGSGPDDDDEEEDEDGASWGSASRPKRPARVATKHKAGRTKHRVGRPPGRRRRRRSSDEEEEEGSDEDSDMYSDMSDKKRGGLRRGQRQQVNYRETSESSDNSRTSAKKKEVKPRGRPRKERFSSDYSDASASSRDSEEEEDEDGRGTRKHRGLRDEEDVSARLSKAKRRRRDREEAEEEDGQARGKRRRRKSSEEDVDEDDRREIRRMGKEDDDPEKMGRGKRREMLSQQRRKRLAQMLKKRRPATDDDESQESESSSEEDRPVRKRLNRIDSDEDEEEEEGESEETKNDSDAGDKVRGGQSRHGSDRGVARGTARRDAAAAGGHDKHNGPSHTDEDDEDDDENEDAEAKSESLKSVHNSPHS
- the rsf1a gene encoding remodeling and spacing factor 1 isoform X2, with the translated sequence MAAPALLRSSEPALCPSFAEVCSFMERYGAVLDLPEMTFPQMEGYLRDRTSVPKPLIELHVKLLRKLGKTVTTERWEKYLAKSCQELNSAWAWELEQNGYQDMSMECKSSILKYLCECQFDDNIKFKAVINEEEPDKMRLQPIGRDKQGLMYWLQLDQEQNIRLYTEEQDDLDGSTWRCIVRTRNDLADALELLKAQVFPNLNQDQEQKLLESGCSSPDHREADEEDCKLHKISEDFADNVKVEKEEKPLKQAGNEAQMTSIKQETKEEKTSDRAPTIDNHVSTITSVIKSECGDLRVGMMTPPKQEANKEEEAERAVVRSSQQAKIPLKKRELKLAESYHGSHQNNNNSSSSSSSSIIVCNPTVIQTKNSSLAPAGGQAASLQNPELTNGKSTIVSRHVGVIRGPTSNEENGCKVAEEEKSVQGSNTRTLEVERQSVLVRNEPLVTETAHIDQGAKTSADQETDESVLQGEDADLGTRQLDVEKEGSQDEHQKDVSTSAKVEAEMAVKEKEQESVNGGLLADQSSEKDAGEKPRAREEASSELQKEGIRLKIKIPPHRRNKLKAKEQQKETPEGRSLRRSARICRPSSKVAESPKKKKGQRQQTKEEEEELEDEDEDDEEQSVADKKEGKAKAVIQIRKRRGKRRHRHPRWSNIKRHKQNEDDQDASNKAGGGEEASEAGSHSDNSCQSEDVPKEDACTHCGLPNHPELILLCDSCDSGYHTACLRPPLMLIPDGEWFCPPCQHKLLCERLEEQLLNLDSALKKRERAERRRERLVYVGISVENIIPGNEEDEKTAKKKDAKKSKNLGRRSTRARKHISYRFDDFDEAIDEAIEEDVGDINSGGGRDFAAGAALSEHGTANRSRPMTLATRNKKRRRLNDLESDSTAAESEDDFMLSNSSEDEEFGGSGPDDDDEEEDEDGASWGSASRPKRPARVATKHKAGRTKHRVGRPPGRRRRRRSSDEEEEEGSDEDSDMYSDMSDKKRGGLRRGQRQQVNYRETSESSDNSRTSAKKKEVKPRGRPRKERFSSDYSDASASSRDSEEEEDEDGRGTRKHRGLRDEEDVSARLSKAKRRRRDREEAEEEDGQARGKRRRRKSSEEDVDEDDRREIRRMGKEDDDPEKMGRGKRREMLSQQRRKRLAQMLKKRRPATDDDESQESESSSEEDRPVRKRLNRIDSDEDEEEEEGESEETKNDSDAGDKVRGGQSRHGSDRGVARGTARRDAAAAGGHDKHNGPSHTDEDDEDDDENEDAEAKSESLKSVHNSPHS